The following are encoded in a window of Kitasatospora fiedleri genomic DNA:
- the rpmB gene encoding 50S ribosomal protein L28 yields MAANCDVCGKGPGFGNSISHSHRRTPRRWNPNIQTVRAVIGRTPKRLNVCTSCIKAGKVSR; encoded by the coding sequence GTGGCTGCCAACTGTGACGTCTGCGGCAAGGGCCCGGGCTTCGGCAACAGCATCTCCCACTCGCACCGCCGCACCCCCCGTCGTTGGAACCCCAACATCCAGACGGTGCGCGCTGTGATCGGGCGGACGCCGAAGCGGCTCAATGTCTGCACCTCGTGCATCAAGGCCGGTAAGGTCTCGCGCTGA
- a CDS encoding 6-phosphofructokinase, whose product MRIGVLTSGGDCPGLNAVIRSIVHRGTDVHGDEILGIEDGFLGLIEGRARPISHEDVTGLLTLGGTILGSARVQREKIRWAVENSRELAADLGIDALIAIGGEGTLTAAKLFSDAGLPVVAVPKTIDNDIDATDVTFGFDTAVHVATEAIDRLKTTAESHQRVMVVELMGRHTGWITLTAGMAGGAHGILIPEKPFDIEAVARMIEERFRRGKKFAIIAVAEGAQPLPGTLRFEHGQVDQFGHQTFGGIGTRLAVELENLLGKEARPVILGHTQRGGTPTALDRVLATRFGWHAVEAVHKGAFGHFTALRGTEIHLTPIADAVVQLKTVPEDRWTESEAVL is encoded by the coding sequence ATGCGAATCGGCGTTCTCACCAGCGGCGGCGACTGCCCCGGCCTGAACGCGGTCATCCGCTCGATCGTGCACCGCGGCACCGACGTGCACGGCGACGAGATCCTCGGCATCGAGGACGGCTTCCTCGGCCTGATCGAGGGCCGGGCCCGGCCGATCTCGCACGAGGACGTCACCGGCCTGCTCACCCTGGGCGGCACCATCCTCGGGTCCGCCCGGGTGCAGCGCGAGAAGATCCGCTGGGCCGTCGAGAACTCCCGTGAGCTCGCCGCCGACCTCGGCATCGACGCGCTGATCGCGATCGGCGGCGAGGGCACCCTGACCGCCGCCAAGCTGTTCAGCGACGCCGGGCTGCCGGTGGTCGCCGTCCCCAAGACCATCGACAACGACATCGACGCCACCGACGTCACCTTCGGCTTCGACACCGCCGTGCACGTGGCCACCGAGGCCATCGACCGGCTCAAGACCACCGCCGAGTCGCACCAGCGGGTCATGGTCGTCGAACTCATGGGCCGCCACACCGGCTGGATCACCCTCACCGCGGGCATGGCCGGCGGCGCCCACGGCATCCTCATCCCCGAGAAGCCCTTCGACATCGAGGCCGTCGCCCGGATGATCGAGGAGCGCTTCCGGCGCGGCAAGAAGTTCGCCATCATCGCCGTCGCCGAGGGCGCCCAGCCGCTGCCCGGCACGCTGCGCTTCGAGCACGGGCAGGTCGACCAGTTCGGCCACCAGACCTTCGGCGGCATCGGGACCAGGCTCGCCGTCGAGCTGGAGAACCTGCTCGGCAAGGAGGCCCGCCCGGTCATCCTCGGACACACCCAGCGCGGCGGCACCCCCACCGCACTGGACCGGGTGCTCGCCACCCGCTTCGGCTGGCACGCCGTCGAAGCCGTCCACAAGGGCGCCTTCGGGCACTTCACCGCGCTGCGCGGCACCGAGATCCACCTCACCCCGATCGCCGACGCGGTCGTCCAGCTCAAGACCGTCCCCGAGGACCGCTGGACCGAATCCGAGGCCGTGCTCTGA
- a CDS encoding DAK2 domain-containing protein, with translation MLDTLDAPAVRTWCRLALAALGQAREEIDALNVYPVPDGDTGTNLYLTVESAAEALDEVFAAAEEPELSAAAAAAARGALIGARGNSGVILAQWLRGLAEVLSAGGPLAAALDHGARSAYQAVAEPVEGTLLTVAAAAARAAGTADGLTGQAREAYRAARQALLLTPDQLSALAEAGVVDAGGRGLVAVLGALVDAVSGQQPMGPVAMRRDTEPGAAPGSSPVAAGCERHERAPGPGHPAFEVIYLLEAEDGRLPLLRERLGRLGDSLVIGGGDGLWNVHVHVDDAGAAVEAGVEAGRPYRIRITHFAEAAARSGEREETVSHGRAVLSVVTGSGLAQLCEQAGSVVLPADPDRPPASAELVTAVHRCAAREVVLLLNDPELRAAAGAAADQLREEGVRIAVLPTRSPVQGLAALAVHDAGRRFDEDVVAMTSAAGATRYAELAVAEGESWTMAGVCQAGDVLGLIDGDVVVIGTDLTETALAVLDRMIAPGGELVTLVLGEEAPADLADRLIAHARRTRPEVDTVAYQGGQEAAPLLIGVE, from the coding sequence GTGCTGGACACCCTCGACGCCCCGGCCGTCCGCACCTGGTGCCGACTCGCGCTGGCCGCCCTCGGGCAGGCCCGCGAGGAGATCGACGCGCTGAACGTGTACCCGGTTCCGGACGGGGACACCGGGACGAACCTCTACCTGACGGTGGAGTCCGCCGCCGAGGCGCTGGACGAGGTGTTCGCCGCCGCCGAGGAGCCGGAGCTGTCCGCCGCGGCCGCCGCCGCCGCGCGGGGCGCGCTGATCGGGGCGCGCGGCAACTCGGGCGTGATCCTGGCGCAGTGGCTGCGCGGCCTGGCCGAGGTGCTCTCGGCCGGCGGCCCGCTGGCCGCCGCGCTCGACCACGGGGCCCGCTCGGCGTACCAGGCGGTCGCCGAACCGGTGGAGGGCACCCTGCTGACGGTCGCCGCCGCCGCCGCACGGGCCGCGGGCACCGCGGACGGGCTGACCGGGCAGGCCCGGGAGGCGTACCGGGCGGCCCGGCAGGCGCTGCTGCTCACCCCCGACCAGCTGTCCGCGCTGGCCGAGGCGGGCGTGGTGGACGCGGGCGGCCGGGGCCTGGTCGCGGTGCTCGGCGCGCTGGTGGACGCCGTCTCCGGGCAGCAGCCGATGGGGCCGGTCGCGATGCGCCGGGACACCGAGCCGGGCGCCGCGCCGGGGTCCTCGCCGGTGGCGGCGGGCTGCGAGCGGCACGAGCGGGCACCCGGCCCGGGGCACCCGGCGTTCGAGGTGATCTACCTGCTGGAGGCCGAGGACGGGCGGCTGCCGCTGCTGCGCGAACGCCTGGGGCGGCTCGGCGACTCGCTGGTGATCGGCGGCGGGGACGGCCTGTGGAACGTGCACGTGCACGTGGACGACGCGGGCGCGGCCGTCGAGGCGGGCGTCGAGGCCGGGCGGCCCTACCGGATCAGGATCACGCACTTCGCCGAGGCCGCGGCCCGCTCGGGGGAGCGGGAGGAGACCGTCTCGCACGGGCGGGCGGTGCTGAGCGTGGTGACCGGCAGCGGGCTGGCGCAGCTGTGCGAGCAGGCCGGCTCGGTGGTGCTGCCGGCCGACCCGGACCGCCCGCCCGCCAGCGCCGAACTGGTCACCGCCGTGCACCGCTGCGCGGCCCGCGAGGTGGTGCTGCTGCTCAACGACCCGGAGCTGCGGGCCGCCGCCGGCGCCGCCGCCGACCAGCTGCGCGAGGAGGGCGTGCGGATCGCCGTGCTGCCCACCCGCTCCCCGGTGCAGGGCCTGGCGGCGCTGGCCGTGCACGACGCCGGGCGGCGGTTCGACGAGGACGTGGTGGCGATGACCTCCGCGGCCGGCGCCACCCGGTACGCCGAACTGGCCGTCGCCGAGGGCGAGTCGTGGACCATGGCGGGCGTCTGCCAGGCCGGGGACGTGCTCGGCCTGATCGACGGCGACGTCGTGGTGATCGGCACCGACCTCACCGAGACCGCGCTGGCCGTGCTCGACCGCATGATCGCGCCCGGCGGCGAACTGGTCACCCTGGTGCTCGGCGAGGAGGCCCCCGCCGACCTCGCCGACCGGCTGATCGCGCACGCCCGGCGCACCCGCCCCGAGGTCGACACCGTCGCCTACCAGGGCGGTCAGGAGGCCGCCCCGCTGCTCATCGGGGTGGAGTGA
- the thiD gene encoding bifunctional hydroxymethylpyrimidine kinase/phosphomethylpyrimidine kinase yields MSTFAAAPPRVLTVAGSDSGGGAGIQADLKAMLALGVHGMSVITAVTAQNSLGVQGYWELPAEAVRAQYRSVVDDIGVQAVKTGMLASVELVETVADLLADAPAPVVVDPVGVSKHGDALLAAEAVATLRERLLPVATLATPNLHEVTQLTGRTVTGEADMLDAAKALRDLGPDWALVKGGHLAGEAADLLLGPDGETHWYRAPRHDNRHTHGTGCTLASAVAAQLAKGDPVPLAVARAKTYVTGAIAHGFALGAGIGPVDHFWQQRG; encoded by the coding sequence ATGAGCACCTTCGCCGCCGCCCCGCCCCGAGTCCTCACCGTCGCCGGCTCCGACAGCGGCGGCGGTGCGGGCATCCAGGCCGACCTCAAGGCCATGCTCGCCCTCGGCGTGCACGGCATGAGCGTCATCACCGCCGTCACCGCGCAGAACTCGCTCGGCGTCCAGGGCTACTGGGAGCTGCCCGCCGAGGCCGTCCGCGCCCAGTACCGCAGCGTCGTGGACGACATCGGCGTCCAGGCCGTCAAGACCGGCATGCTCGCCTCGGTCGAACTGGTCGAGACCGTCGCCGACCTGCTCGCCGACGCCCCCGCCCCCGTCGTGGTCGACCCGGTCGGCGTCTCCAAGCACGGCGACGCGCTGCTCGCCGCCGAGGCCGTCGCCACCCTCCGCGAGCGGCTGCTGCCGGTCGCCACCCTCGCCACCCCCAACCTGCACGAGGTGACCCAGCTCACCGGGCGCACCGTCACCGGCGAGGCGGACATGCTGGACGCCGCGAAGGCGCTGCGCGACCTCGGCCCCGACTGGGCGCTGGTCAAGGGCGGCCACCTGGCCGGCGAGGCCGCGGACCTGCTGCTCGGCCCCGACGGCGAGACCCACTGGTACCGCGCCCCCCGCCACGACAACCGGCACACCCACGGCACCGGCTGCACCCTCGCCAGCGCCGTCGCCGCCCAGCTCGCCAAGGGCGACCCCGTCCCGCTCGCCGTCGCCCGCGCCAAGACCTACGTCACCGGCGCCATCGCGCACGGCTTCGCCCTGGGCGCCGGCATCGGGCCGGTGGACCACTTCTGGCAGCAGCGGGGGTGA
- a CDS encoding Lrp/AsnC ligand binding domain-containing protein translates to MVQAYILIQTEVGKATSVAESIAGIGGVITAEDVTGPYDVIVRAEAESIDELGRLVVANVQRVEGITRTLTCPVVRL, encoded by the coding sequence GTGGTGCAGGCGTACATCCTGATCCAGACCGAGGTGGGCAAGGCCACCTCGGTGGCCGAGTCGATCGCCGGGATCGGCGGAGTGATCACCGCCGAGGACGTGACCGGCCCGTACGACGTGATCGTCCGGGCCGAGGCGGAGTCGATCGACGAGCTGGGCCGCCTGGTGGTGGCCAACGTGCAGCGGGTGGAGGGCATCACCCGGACCTTGACCTGTCCGGTGGTGCGGCTGTAA
- a CDS encoding thiamine-phosphate kinase, which yields MQGTVGELGEFGLIRELIARLPMTPAVELGPGDDAAVVKAPDGRVVATTDVLIEGRHFRRDWSTAYDVGRKCAAQNLADIAAMGAVPTALLLGLVVPADLPTTWATELMDGLRDECQVAGATVVGGDVVRGDTITLAITALGDLQGRRPVVRSGAQVGDVVAVTGWLGWSAAGLTVLQRGFRSPRAFVEAHRRPEPPYHAGPAASDLGATAMVDVSDGLVADLGHVARASEVDIDLRAADFDVPAQMADIGQAVGVDPLVWVLSGGEDHAIVATFPKSTPLPARWRVIGEVVRTARPGRGGTVTVDGAPWDRTAGWDHFAEQ from the coding sequence ATGCAGGGGACCGTGGGCGAACTCGGCGAGTTCGGGCTCATCCGGGAGCTGATCGCGCGGCTGCCGATGACCCCGGCGGTGGAGCTCGGGCCCGGCGACGACGCGGCCGTGGTCAAGGCGCCCGACGGGCGGGTGGTGGCCACCACCGACGTGCTGATCGAGGGCCGGCACTTCCGCCGCGACTGGTCCACCGCGTACGACGTCGGCCGCAAGTGCGCCGCGCAGAACCTCGCCGACATCGCCGCGATGGGCGCCGTCCCGACCGCGCTGCTGCTCGGCCTGGTCGTCCCCGCCGACCTGCCCACCACCTGGGCCACCGAACTGATGGACGGCCTGCGCGACGAGTGCCAGGTGGCCGGCGCCACCGTGGTCGGCGGCGACGTGGTGCGCGGCGACACCATCACCCTGGCCATCACGGCGCTCGGCGACCTCCAGGGCCGGCGCCCGGTGGTGCGCTCCGGCGCCCAGGTCGGCGACGTGGTCGCGGTCACCGGCTGGCTCGGCTGGTCCGCCGCCGGGCTGACCGTGCTGCAGCGCGGCTTCCGCTCCCCGCGCGCCTTCGTCGAGGCGCACCGCCGCCCCGAACCGCCGTACCACGCGGGCCCCGCCGCCAGCGACCTCGGCGCCACCGCGATGGTCGACGTCTCCGACGGCCTGGTCGCCGACCTCGGCCACGTCGCCCGGGCCAGCGAGGTCGACATCGACCTGCGGGCCGCCGACTTCGACGTCCCCGCGCAGATGGCCGACATCGGGCAGGCCGTCGGCGTCGACCCGCTGGTGTGGGTGCTGTCCGGCGGCGAGGACCACGCGATCGTCGCGACCTTCCCCAAGTCCACGCCGCTGCCCGCCCGTTGGCGGGTCATCGGGGAGGTCGTCCGGACCGCCCGGCCCGGCCGCGGCGGCACCGTCACCGTCGACGGCGCGCCCTGGGACCGCACCGCGGGCTGGGACCACTTCGCCGAGCAGTAG